One stretch of Pradoshia sp. D12 DNA includes these proteins:
- a CDS encoding Na+/H+ antiporter subunit E produces MSYQILLNVILALTWMFLTTSNTAASFIIGYLIGAIILFLFRRFFSTRFYLHKVVAVLHLLGIFIRELLIANFDVFKTIIRPKLELKPGIFTYETKLKSDWQITLLSCLITLTPGTLVLDISSDNKTLFIHALNISEIPEMQESIKNSFERLILEVSE; encoded by the coding sequence ATGTCTTATCAAATATTATTAAATGTAATTCTAGCCTTGACCTGGATGTTCCTGACGACGTCAAATACAGCCGCTTCCTTTATTATCGGCTATTTAATTGGGGCGATTATTCTTTTTCTATTCAGACGCTTTTTTTCGACTCGGTTTTATTTGCATAAGGTAGTGGCTGTCCTTCACCTTCTGGGGATATTTATACGAGAATTATTGATTGCAAACTTCGACGTTTTTAAAACAATCATCAGACCAAAGCTTGAACTGAAGCCAGGAATTTTTACTTATGAAACCAAACTTAAATCGGATTGGCAGATCACTCTTCTGTCCTGTCTGATTACCTTAACTCCCGGTACATTAGTTCTGGATATTTCTTCTGATAACAAAACATTATTCATCCATGCATTAAACATATCGGAGATTCCAGAGATGCAAGAAAGTATAAAAAATTCATTTGAGCGACTTATTCTGGAGGTGAGTGAGTAA
- a CDS encoding Na(+)/H(+) antiporter subunit F1: MINFILQLSLVCIAISMLILIYRVIKGPSIPDRVMALDAIGMNLICMIAILSLLLSTSMFLEVILLISILSFTGTVAFSKFLEKGEIIENERN, encoded by the coding sequence ATGATTAATTTCATCCTTCAGCTTTCTTTAGTCTGTATAGCTATTTCGATGCTCATTCTAATTTATAGAGTAATTAAGGGACCAAGCATCCCTGATCGTGTAATGGCATTGGATGCTATTGGCATGAACTTAATTTGCATGATTGCCATACTATCTTTATTGCTCAGCACATCCATGTTTTTAGAGGTTATCCTTCTGATCAGTATTCTTTCGTTCACTGGTACGGTTGCCTTTTCGAAATTCCTGGAGAAAGGGGAAATCATAGAAAATGAACGAAATTAG
- the mnhG gene encoding monovalent cation/H(+) antiporter subunit G, producing MNEISSYIFVCIVLIGSILTVVSALGILRLPDVYTRNHAASKTSTLGVTLVLLGTFLYFWITEGHFNSRILLAIFFIFMTAPVAGHLISRAAYNTGVKLWKHSVRDDLKKAKKQKNS from the coding sequence ATGAACGAAATTAGTTCCTATATTTTTGTTTGTATCGTTTTAATCGGTTCTATATTAACCGTTGTATCAGCTCTTGGAATACTCCGTTTACCCGATGTCTATACGCGGAACCATGCAGCTTCTAAAACATCCACTTTGGGTGTAACCCTTGTATTGCTTGGCACATTCTTATATTTCTGGATTACAGAGGGCCATTTTAACTCCCGTATCCTGTTAGCTATCTTCTTTATTTTTATGACAGCTCCGGTTGCCGGACATTTAATCAGCCGTGCAGCCTATAATACAGGCGTTAAATTGTGGAAACATAGTGTGCGTGATGATTTAAAAAAGGCAAAAAAACAAAAAAATAGCTAA
- a CDS encoding hotdog fold thioesterase, with product MGTLGIEIVEVCEGRVVATMPVDHRTHQPMGLLHGGASVALAETVASLGGYTMVDEEKEAVVGLEINANHLKSKREGLVTATGNIVHRGKKTMVWEIKITDEENELICISRCTLAVIQIKK from the coding sequence ATGGGTACATTAGGGATAGAAATAGTTGAGGTCTGTGAAGGAAGAGTTGTTGCAACCATGCCTGTTGACCATCGGACACACCAGCCGATGGGACTTCTTCACGGTGGCGCATCGGTGGCTCTTGCCGAAACGGTCGCCAGTCTTGGTGGATATACAATGGTTGACGAGGAGAAAGAAGCAGTCGTTGGTTTAGAGATTAATGCGAATCATCTTAAAAGCAAAAGGGAAGGCTTGGTGACCGCAACAGGAAATATTGTACACAGAGGAAAAAAAACAATGGTATGGGAAATTAAAATAACGGATGAAGAGAACGAATTAATATGTATCAGCAGATGTACGCTTGCTGTTATTCAAATAAAAAAATGA
- a CDS encoding asparagine synthase: protein MDLREGMVPTVLGTAVAATGYALKQKHNSNKMIANALFGFGLAHIALGVIDLVEHRNDI from the coding sequence ATGGATCTTCGAGAAGGAATGGTTCCAACTGTATTAGGTACCGCTGTTGCTGCTACTGGTTATGCCCTTAAACAAAAGCATAATAGCAATAAAATGATTGCCAATGCACTATTTGGATTTGGGCTTGCCCATATTGCTCTTGGTGTTATTGATTTAGTCGAGCATCGCAACGATATCTAA
- a CDS encoding leucyl aminopeptidase, which translates to MFKVYNENPSQIHMPVLVTGAFNHPVTLAATLSEADKMMNSKLQELAKVGDISARKKKVSTLHTLDLIPPERLVFVGLGKQKDLTFEELKEAFGKMFQKVEGRGWTKISVDLTSFLTDVITVEDAAHALGEALALSTYEFEGYKHKKNEPDQKIEEVSVYTEADRELVESSLFVGYTYGKGTNSARTLVNLPGNMLTSTDMANYAKGLADKYQFECEILEKEDMQELGMGALLAVNQGSAEPPKMIVLKYQGKSDWTDVIGLVGKGITFDTGGYSIKTKAGIVGMKTDMGGAAAVLGAMEIIGELRPEQNVVAVIPSTDNMISGNAFKPDDVIVSMAGKTIEVLNTDAEGRLVLADAITYAKQHGADYLVDVATLTGGVITALGVEMTGAMTNHESWFEEVLKASDEAGEPMWRLPITERDKARVRNSKIADLNNSPGAEGHAIMGGAFVGEFAEETPWVHLDIAGTSTRRSSYELGPSGATGVMARTLAVLVERFGLDGED; encoded by the coding sequence ATGTTTAAAGTTTATAATGAAAATCCGAGTCAAATACATATGCCTGTTTTGGTAACTGGAGCATTTAATCATCCAGTTACGCTTGCAGCGACTTTATCGGAAGCGGATAAAATGATGAATAGTAAGCTTCAGGAGCTTGCCAAGGTTGGAGATATTTCCGCTCGGAAGAAAAAAGTTTCGACATTGCATACACTTGATCTTATTCCACCGGAGAGATTGGTGTTCGTTGGATTGGGGAAACAAAAAGATTTAACATTCGAAGAGCTGAAAGAAGCATTTGGCAAAATGTTTCAGAAAGTCGAAGGTCGTGGATGGACAAAGATTAGCGTCGACTTAACGTCATTCCTGACAGATGTCATTACGGTGGAGGATGCAGCACATGCTTTAGGAGAAGCATTAGCCTTGTCTACGTATGAATTTGAAGGATATAAGCATAAGAAAAATGAACCAGATCAGAAAATAGAAGAGGTTTCTGTATATACGGAAGCCGACCGAGAGCTAGTTGAGTCTTCCCTTTTTGTTGGATATACATATGGAAAAGGAACCAATTCAGCTCGGACTTTAGTAAATCTTCCAGGTAATATGCTAACGTCTACAGATATGGCCAATTATGCTAAAGGGCTGGCTGATAAGTATCAGTTTGAGTGCGAAATCCTTGAAAAAGAAGATATGCAGGAGCTTGGAATGGGAGCCTTGCTTGCCGTCAACCAAGGATCTGCTGAACCACCTAAAATGATTGTCCTAAAATATCAAGGGAAATCTGACTGGACAGATGTAATTGGTTTGGTTGGCAAAGGAATTACATTTGATACAGGCGGATATTCAATAAAGACAAAAGCAGGGATAGTTGGAATGAAAACGGATATGGGGGGAGCAGCCGCTGTCCTTGGAGCTATGGAGATAATTGGGGAATTGAGACCTGAACAAAATGTTGTGGCTGTTATTCCATCAACAGATAATATGATTTCCGGAAATGCCTTCAAACCGGATGATGTCATAGTTTCCATGGCTGGTAAAACAATTGAGGTCTTGAATACAGATGCCGAGGGGCGTCTTGTGTTGGCAGATGCGATTACATATGCTAAACAGCATGGAGCGGATTATTTAGTTGATGTAGCTACATTAACCGGGGGAGTTATTACAGCATTAGGTGTAGAAATGACAGGTGCGATGACAAATCATGAAAGCTGGTTTGAGGAAGTCTTAAAAGCATCTGATGAAGCTGGAGAACCCATGTGGAGATTGCCAATTACCGAAAGGGATAAAGCGCGTGTTCGCAATAGCAAAATAGCTGATCTTAATAATTCGCCGGGAGCAGAGGGGCATGCCATTATGGGAGGTGCATTTGTTGGTGAGTTTGCCGAGGAGACTCCATGGGTGCATTTAGATATAGCTGGTACATCTACAAGACGTTCCAGCTATGAACTTGGACCATCAGGTGCTACTGGTGTAATGGCGAGGACATTGGCTGTATTGGTTGAACGTTTTGGTTTGGATGGTGAAGATTAA
- a CDS encoding ABC transporter ATP-binding protein → MSILRTENLEACYEKKTVFQNLNLDITKGKITTIIGPNGCGKSTLLKTMGRILKQKQGKVFLQEQDMNTISTKEIARRLSMLPQSPVAPGLLGVEELVSYGRYPHRKNNKIMTNEDMEIIEWAMDITKTSPFRNRSIASLSGGQRQKVWLAMALAQKTDIILLDEPTTYLDMAHQLDVLQIIQELNRQEKSTIVMVLHDINHASRYSDHIIAMKDGSIIKSGTPTEIINQEVLKTVFQIEARIIIDPYDQAPVCIGYSAEATGQLRQA, encoded by the coding sequence ATGAGTATTCTGCGTACAGAAAATCTTGAGGCCTGTTATGAAAAAAAGACCGTGTTTCAAAATTTAAACTTAGACATTACTAAAGGAAAAATAACGACTATTATTGGACCGAACGGTTGTGGAAAATCTACTTTATTAAAAACAATGGGACGTATACTGAAACAAAAGCAAGGGAAGGTATTTTTGCAAGAGCAAGATATGAACACGATTTCAACGAAGGAGATTGCCAGACGGCTTTCTATGCTGCCGCAAAGCCCGGTTGCACCGGGCTTGTTGGGTGTGGAGGAATTGGTATCCTATGGACGTTATCCACATCGTAAAAATAATAAAATAATGACGAATGAAGATATGGAAATCATTGAATGGGCAATGGATATAACTAAAACATCCCCTTTCCGAAACCGAAGCATCGCAAGCTTATCTGGTGGGCAAAGACAAAAGGTTTGGCTAGCCATGGCCCTAGCTCAGAAAACAGATATCATCCTCTTAGACGAGCCCACAACATACTTGGATATGGCCCACCAGCTGGATGTATTGCAAATTATTCAGGAACTCAATCGCCAAGAAAAAAGTACAATTGTAATGGTTCTTCATGATATTAACCATGCCTCCAGATACTCAGACCATATCATAGCCATGAAAGACGGCAGTATAATCAAATCCGGCACACCAACCGAAATCATTAACCAAGAAGTACTAAAAACCGTATTTCAAATAGAAGCCAGAATCATCATCGACCCATATGACCAAGCACCGGTATGTATTGGATATAGTGCTGAGGCGACTGGTCAGCTCCGACAAGCATAA
- a CDS encoding FecCD family ABC transporter permease, translating into MHKVSKLRYYITLWLIVLAITAVIVYSLMAGTFQLSVIDVIKTLARIDVNPEHDLVIFDFRLPRILIGCLVGIGLGIAGAVIQGVTKNGLADPGILGINAGAGTAVVLFMFFFHSVFQGMTWLSIMAMPLFGLVGGLLAALIIFAFSWKNGSLDVERLILTGIAIGSAFGAVSLYLSLKMKATDFEMAVVWITGSIYDANWLYILAMAPWLFICIPIILKKAYILDLLQLEDSSAISLGIAINKEKSILLLSSIGLISACVSVSGSIGFIGLMAPHISRYLVGVQNRFVIPVSAAIGALLVVSSDYIAKTIIAPAELPVGIIVSIIGVPFFLYLLKKAKA; encoded by the coding sequence TTGCATAAAGTTTCAAAACTAAGATATTACATAACATTATGGCTGATTGTACTCGCTATTACAGCAGTCATCGTTTATAGCTTGATGGCCGGAACCTTTCAATTGTCTGTTATCGATGTAATAAAGACATTAGCTCGAATAGACGTAAATCCGGAACACGATTTGGTCATCTTTGATTTTAGGTTACCGAGGATTCTGATTGGCTGTCTGGTTGGGATTGGGCTTGGAATAGCCGGTGCTGTGATTCAGGGAGTGACGAAGAATGGCTTGGCCGATCCAGGAATACTTGGTATTAATGCCGGTGCTGGTACGGCTGTAGTTTTATTTATGTTTTTCTTTCATAGCGTATTTCAAGGAATGACATGGCTCTCCATTATGGCTATGCCCTTATTTGGTCTCGTTGGAGGATTGCTGGCGGCCTTAATTATATTCGCCTTTTCATGGAAAAATGGTTCCCTTGATGTAGAACGACTCATCTTGACTGGAATAGCGATTGGTTCAGCTTTTGGTGCCGTTTCCTTATATTTGTCGCTGAAAATGAAAGCAACTGATTTTGAAATGGCAGTTGTGTGGATCACAGGCAGCATTTATGATGCCAATTGGCTTTACATACTTGCCATGGCCCCCTGGCTGTTTATATGTATACCGATCATTCTAAAAAAGGCCTATATACTTGATTTGCTCCAATTAGAGGATAGTAGCGCTATCAGTTTAGGTATAGCCATTAATAAAGAAAAATCAATCTTACTTCTCAGCAGTATCGGCTTAATAAGCGCTTGTGTATCAGTATCAGGCAGTATTGGATTTATTGGCTTAATGGCGCCGCATATATCGCGCTATCTTGTTGGTGTTCAAAATAGATTTGTTATCCCTGTGAGTGCAGCAATCGGTGCGCTGTTGGTAGTCTCTTCTGATTATATTGCCAAAACAATCATTGCCCCTGCTGAACTGCCAGTTGGTATTATCGTATCCATTATTGGGGTACCATTCTTCTTGTATTTACTCAAAAAGGCGAAAGCATAA
- a CDS encoding FecCD family ABC transporter permease — protein MDKRELPLLIICAAPILILLIILLSVFYGAKNIDYITIWNALFHYDAGNVDHAIIMTSRLPRAIGALLVGAFLAISGALMQGMTRNYLASPSIMGVADGSAFIITVSMIFLPNMTSIEMILLSMVGSALGAGIVYGFGSMLPNGLSPVRLAIIGTVIGTFLSSLSQALASYYQVSQNISFWYNARLHQIDSELLGLAVPIGIVGIFLALLVSKSVTILSLGEEVSISLGQRTGLVKVICILSVICLTGTAIALVGKVGFVGLIIPHISRMLVGVDYKWIIPCAGILGAVFLGLCDVLSRFINYPFETPIGVVTALIGVPFFLYLIRTKGGRGLA, from the coding sequence ATGGATAAGAGGGAATTACCTTTATTGATAATATGTGCGGCACCCATTCTTATACTCCTTATCATCCTGTTATCCGTTTTTTATGGAGCCAAAAATATAGATTATATAACGATTTGGAATGCCCTTTTTCATTATGATGCCGGTAATGTAGACCATGCCATTATTATGACATCCCGTTTACCGAGAGCAATAGGCGCACTTCTTGTTGGAGCTTTCCTTGCCATATCAGGTGCACTAATGCAGGGGATGACAAGAAACTATCTTGCATCCCCTTCCATTATGGGGGTGGCAGACGGTTCAGCTTTTATCATTACTGTATCAATGATTTTCCTACCGAATATGACATCTATTGAAATGATTTTGTTGTCAATGGTTGGTTCAGCGCTCGGTGCAGGAATTGTTTATGGATTTGGCTCTATGCTTCCCAATGGTTTATCACCTGTTCGTTTGGCAATTATAGGTACTGTAATTGGGACGTTTCTGAGCAGCCTGTCTCAAGCATTGGCCTCCTATTACCAAGTCTCCCAGAATATTAGTTTTTGGTATAATGCGAGATTGCATCAAATAGATTCAGAGCTCCTTGGACTGGCTGTACCAATTGGAATAGTTGGAATCTTCCTTGCCTTACTAGTTTCCAAATCCGTAACGATTCTTTCTCTTGGTGAAGAAGTTTCAATCAGCCTGGGCCAGCGTACCGGATTAGTCAAAGTAATTTGTATTCTGTCTGTTATTTGTTTAACGGGTACGGCAATTGCATTAGTAGGAAAAGTTGGTTTCGTAGGCTTAATCATTCCGCACATTAGCCGTATGCTTGTCGGCGTTGATTATAAATGGATAATTCCTTGTGCAGGCATACTCGGGGCTGTATTTCTTGGTTTATGTGACGTTTTAAGCAGGTTTATTAATTATCCCTTTGAAACACCGATTGGCGTTGTGACTGCATTGATTGGTGTACCATTCTTCCTCTATTTAATCAGAACAAAAGGAGGAAGAGGCCTTGCATAA
- a CDS encoding iron-hydroxamate ABC transporter substrate-binding protein, whose amino-acid sequence MKKNLLIVGLSAMICLGLAACNGTETQIKQSDNKVQANESKKSEDKTQTITYLDKEYTVPSEVKKIATASLESMEDAAILGVKPVGAITIAGELPAYLAEDLAGAKSIGEKTQPNYETLLGLKPDVILWTSKAKENVTEQLTKVAPTFPYSHISTNWEDNLNLMAHLTGKETEADMIISGYKKDAEEAKEQLGESLKGKKAMVFRIRGGNVYVYPESMYLNPVLYNDLGLEVPEVVKSAKAQEVISMEKLAEVNPDYVFLQFEESENADKPKALEELEANPIWKSMNAAKNEKVFVNTVDPLAQGGTAWSKTAFLEAATSSLTE is encoded by the coding sequence ATTAAAAAGAATTTATTAATAGTGGGTTTATCCGCAATGATTTGCCTTGGTTTGGCAGCATGCAATGGTACGGAGACACAAATAAAACAATCCGACAATAAAGTTCAAGCTAATGAAAGCAAGAAATCAGAAGATAAAACTCAAACGATTACATACCTAGATAAAGAATATACGGTACCTTCTGAAGTGAAAAAGATTGCTACAGCGAGTCTTGAATCCATGGAGGATGCAGCAATTTTAGGAGTTAAGCCTGTAGGCGCTATTACAATTGCCGGAGAACTACCTGCTTATTTGGCTGAAGATTTGGCTGGTGCCAAGTCGATAGGGGAAAAAACACAGCCAAATTATGAAACGTTACTTGGATTAAAGCCTGATGTAATCCTTTGGACTTCCAAAGCGAAGGAGAATGTTACTGAACAATTAACGAAGGTTGCACCAACATTCCCATACTCCCATATCTCAACAAATTGGGAAGATAACTTAAATTTAATGGCTCATTTGACAGGTAAAGAAACTGAAGCAGATATGATTATTTCTGGTTATAAGAAAGATGCTGAGGAAGCAAAAGAACAATTGGGTGAATCTCTGAAAGGGAAAAAGGCAATGGTATTTCGTATCCGAGGAGGCAATGTCTATGTGTATCCGGAAAGTATGTACCTTAACCCAGTTCTATACAATGATTTAGGACTTGAGGTACCGGAAGTGGTAAAATCTGCGAAGGCACAGGAAGTTATCTCAATGGAAAAGCTTGCGGAAGTGAATCCGGATTATGTGTTCCTTCAATTCGAAGAAAGTGAAAATGCTGATAAACCGAAAGCATTAGAAGAACTAGAAGCTAATCCAATTTGGAAAAGTATGAATGCTGCTAAAAACGAAAAAGTATTCGTTAATACTGTGGATCCTCTTGCCCAGGGCGGTACGGCATGGAGTAAGACGGCTTTCCTCGAAGCTGCAACCAGCTCTTTGACTGAGTAA